A genomic region of Papaver somniferum cultivar HN1 chromosome 7, ASM357369v1, whole genome shotgun sequence contains the following coding sequences:
- the LOC113294571 gene encoding uncharacterized protein LOC113294571 — protein sequence MVSEAKEEPMRTFAESWARKREIRESIRFFGCGKNTRDLFQVKCIKAADGVFLVEDAEIKARWKEYFNKLFNVGGNTPSVNLVGSNEPVDPSEEAIRDIHESEVREALRGTKTGKVLEPDTIPIQVRKCLGD from the coding sequence ATGGTTTCTGAGGCGAAGGAAGAGCCTATGAGGACTTTTGCGGAAAGCTGGGCACGGAAGAGGGAGATAAGAGAATCTATAAGATTCTTCGGATGCGGGAAAAATACACGAGATTTATTCCAAGTCAAATGCATTAAGGCTGCTGACGGTGTATTTCTGGTGGAAGATGCAGAGATAAAGGCACGTTGGAAAGAATATTTCAACAAACTTTTCAATGTAGGGGGAAACACCCCCTCAGTCAATCTTGTGGGCTCTAATGAACCTGTGGACCCGTCCGAGGAGGCCATCCGTGACATCCATGAAAGCGAGGTAAGAGAGGCCCTAAGAGGAACAAAAACAGGGAAGGTGTTGGAACCTGATACCATCCCTATCCAGGTGAGGAAGTGCCTAGGAGATTAA
- the LOC113292612 gene encoding LIM domain-containing protein WLIM2b-like — protein sequence MAFSGTMEKCKACDKTVYLVELLTADGKSYHKSCFKCRHCQGKLTISTYSSVEGVLYCKPHFEQLFKQTGGFTAMSSPHSGKSEKNLLPRAPSKLSAFFSGTQDKCATCRKTVYPLEKVSVEGESFHKSCFKCSHGGCSLSASSYAALNGILYCKPHFAQLFKEKGSYNHLIRSASERRNPTPAETEPDRKAESEPEPEPDTADE from the exons ATGGCATTCAGTGGGACGATGGAGAAATGTAAGGCATGTGATAAGACAGTTTATCTGGTTGAATTGCTGACTGCAGATGGTAAATCTTATCATAAATCATGCTTCAAATGCAGACACTGCCAAGGCAAACTCACG ATTAGCACATACTCCTCCGTGGAAGGAGTTCTCTACTGCAAACCTCattttgaacaactcttcaaacAAACTGGTGGTTTCACTGCTATGAGTTCTCCACATT CTGGAAAATCAGAGAAAAATCTTCTG CCTAGAGCTCCAAGCAAACTCTCAGCTTTCTTCTCTGGTACACAAGACAAATGTGCAACATGCCGTAAAACAGTTTATCCACTTGAGAAG GTGAGCGTGGAAGGAGAGTCCTTCCATAAATCATGTTTTAAGTGTTCCCATGGAGGATGTTCTCTTTCAGCTTCATCCTATGCTGCTTTAAATGGTATTCTCTACTGCAAGCCTCATTTTGCACAACTCTTCAAAGAAAAAGGTAGCTACAATCATCTGATCCGCTCAGCTTCTGAGAGACGTAACCCTACCCCCGCCGAAACAGAGCCAGACCGTAAAGCAGAATCAGAACCAGAACCAGAGCCAGATACTGCAGATGAGTAA